A window of Chryseobacterium shandongense genomic DNA:
AAAACTACTTCCGAAGGTAACTGTCGGAGAAGTGTTAGCGTATAAAAAAATTACCGCTACCGAAAAATTTACAAGGCCAAGCGCAAGATATACGGAAGCTGGACTGGTAAGAAAACTCGAAGAGCTGGGAATTGGCCGTCCTTCTACCTACGCGCCAACTATTCAGACCATTCAGAATCGTGAATATGTAGACAAGCGTGAGATTGAACCACAGATTCGTGAAGTGGTAAAAATATCTTTGGTAAAAGATAAAATAAAAAAAGAAGTCCTTGAAGAAAAATTCGGAGGGGATAAAAATAAATTTGTTCCTACCGATATCGGTGAGGTAGTAAACGACTTTCTGACCGACAATTTTAAAGAAATTCTCGACTACGGTTTTACGGCCAGGGTAGAAGAAAGTTTCGATGAAATTGCCAGCGGCGACCAGAAATGGAAACAGATGATGACGGATTTCTACTCGAAATTCCATCCGAGAATCGAAGATGTAGAAGAAAATGCAGACAGGGCAACAGGAGACAGGCTTCTTGGTATTGATCCGAAAACCGGAAAAAACGTTCACGCAAGAATCGGAAGATTCGGAGCGATGATTCAGATCGGAGAAACGGAAGACGAAGAAAAACCGGTTTTTGCATCATTAATGGCTGGTCAGAATATTGCAACCATCACTTTAGAAGAAGCATTGGAATTATTTAAGCTTCCGTTTGATCTCAACGAAGTAGACGGGCAGCCGGTTTCAGTAGGAGTTGGAAGATTCGGGCCGTATGTGAAATGGGGCGAAACTTATATCAGTATCCCGAAAGGGGAAGATCCGCTTTCTGTAGATCAAAAAAGAGCGGAAGAAATTATTAATGAAAAGAAAATCGCAGACGCACCGATTGCAACATACAAAGGCGAGCCTGTAACGAAGGGTTCCGGAAGATTCGGGCCGTTTATCAAGTATAAAGATATTTTCGTGAATGTGCCGAAGCGGTATGATTTTGAAAATCTTTCCCAAAGTGATATCAACGAATTAATTGATGCTAAACTGGAAAAAGAAGCCAACCGGTACATCCAACAATGGGAGAAAGAAAAGATTTCCATCGAAAACGGAAGATGGGGCCCATTTATCAAATTCGGAAAAGGGATGTTCAAGATTCCGAAAAAAGCAGATGATACCAAATATGATGCTGAAGAGCTTAAGGAAATTTCTTTAGATGAGGTTAAAAAATGGATCACCGATCAGGACCCGAAAGCTTTTGCTGAAAAGAAAAAGCCGGCAGCGAAGAAGACAGCTGCCAAGAAAACCACAACGGCGAAAAAGCCTGCGGCAAAGAAACCAGCGGCAAAGAAATAATTTAATATTTTAAAAATCACCAGCAAATTGTTGGTGATTTTTTTCAGGTGTTTCGGGGCGGCGGCGAAGCCGCCGCCCCGAAACACCTGAAAATTGAAAAATACCCTAAAGTGCGGGACAGTCAGTTTAGAAGCTTGTATTAATTTAGCTTTCAAATAAATCCAATGGAAAAATCTTTCACCCGCAAAGAATTTCTTCAGACCTCAGCAATGGGAATGGCTGCCGTGCTATTAGGATCATCCTTTGCAGGCTTACTATCCTCAGACGAAGAGCCTTATTTCAGGTTGAAACCCATCGGAAGATCACTCGCTTTGGAAGGCTATTACATTTGGTGCAGTTCTCCGATTTGGGGGGAGGACGGAAAAGTTCATCTCTTTTATTCCCGGTGGAAAAAAGAAAAAGGAATGGGCGGCTGGCTCAACGGATCTGAAATTTGTCGCGCCGAAGCTAATTCTCCCTTTGAAAAATTCGAACATAAAGAAATTATTCTTGCACCCAGAGGTGTGGGTTTTTGGGATGCAACAACTTGTCACAA
This region includes:
- the topA gene encoding type I DNA topoisomerase yields the protein MSKNLVIVESPAKAKTIQKYLGKDFEVKSSFGHIRDLPKKGMGIDLATFSPDYEVSADKKKLVTELKAAVKKAEMVWLASDEDREGEAIAWHLADELKLKPENRKRIVFHEITKNAILKAIENPRDIDQNLVNAQQARRVLDRIVGFEMSPVLWKKVKPGLSAGRVQSVAVRLIVEREKEIREFVPKGSFKLDGIFLNKTNQEIAAKLKKDFDKEEDAEKFLELAQLTEFKVLNVETKPGTRSASAPFTTSTLQQEASSRLGYNVTNTMRLAQRLYEEGYITYMRTDSVNLSQEAIEGAKKQITSEYGAEYSSPRNYTTKSSSAQEAHEAIRPTDFAVKTVSDVQLNRLYQLIYRRTLASQMANAKIEKTVIEIGNAKLPQNFEAQGEVIIFDGFLKAYGIVKTEDDDEENNEKLLPKVTVGEVLAYKKITATEKFTRPSARYTEAGLVRKLEELGIGRPSTYAPTIQTIQNREYVDKREIEPQIREVVKISLVKDKIKKEVLEEKFGGDKNKFVPTDIGEVVNDFLTDNFKEILDYGFTARVEESFDEIASGDQKWKQMMTDFYSKFHPRIEDVEENADRATGDRLLGIDPKTGKNVHARIGRFGAMIQIGETEDEEKPVFASLMAGQNIATITLEEALELFKLPFDLNEVDGQPVSVGVGRFGPYVKWGETYISIPKGEDPLSVDQKRAEEIINEKKIADAPIATYKGEPVTKGSGRFGPFIKYKDIFVNVPKRYDFENLSQSDINELIDAKLEKEANRYIQQWEKEKISIENGRWGPFIKFGKGMFKIPKKADDTKYDAEELKEISLDEVKKWITDQDPKAFAEKKKPAAKKTAAKKTTTAKKPAAKKPAAKK